Proteins found in one Takifugu rubripes chromosome 17, fTakRub1.2, whole genome shotgun sequence genomic segment:
- the LOC101069544 gene encoding eukaryotic translation initiation factor 4 gamma 3-like yields the protein MIRCVQFLYSGVKRVFVLSGGVHTLRTYELLQRVSLYIKDDHKQLVALNVLQQLVVHIDQPDGLLWMFFDVLLDEEVIQDETFFKWKSSTVSVISVRNFFTWLQEANRRIN from the exons ATGATTAGATGTGTTCAGTTTCTTTACAGTGGTGtgaagagagtgtttgtgttgtcaggtgggGTTCATACACTGAGAACCTatgagctgctccagagagTGAGCCTGTACATCAAGGATGACCACAAGCAGCTGGTGGCCCTGAACGTTCTGCAACAGCTGGTGGTCCACATAGACCAACCTGATG GTCTGCTGTGGATGTTTTTTGATGTGCTGTTGGATGAAGAAGTCATCCAGGATGAGACTTTCTTCAAATGGAAGTCGTCCACAGTCTCTGTAATATCCGTCCGCAACTTCTTCACCTGGCTCCAAGAGGCTAACAGACGGATAAACTGA
- the alkbh5 gene encoding RNA demethylase ALKBH5, which yields MASSGYFDLREKLKSTTPHRDERKSKYVDSAKNGSGKGQKRKFRESDDDDYEHSDDSVDLREQEARLVRDSILQKSIFSPEQCAAIEEKIDDVVAQAEAGLYREHTVDRAPLRNKYFFGEGYTYGSQLEKRGPGQERLYRKGEVDEIPNWVHELVIKPLVSNGVVPDGFVNSAVINDYQPGGCIVSHVDPLHIFARPIVSVSFFSDSALCFGCRFQFKPIRVSEPVFVLPVKRGSVTVLSGYAADDITHCIRPQDIKERRAVIILRKTRPDAPRLDSPDHCLSSSAERPAPLKAKRSYRRADPNAAHRPRVLEMDKEENRHPSMSHQHQHQRHSIGSENYRRRGQASDKHQDSSGRKVKMRRH from the exons ATGGCATCGAGCGGATACTTTGACCTGAGGGAGAAACTGAAATCCACCACTCCGcacagagatgagaggaaaagcAAATACGTGGACAGCGCAAAAAACGGCAGTGGAAAGGGCCAGAAACGCAAGTTCCGAGAGTCCGACGACGATGACTACGAGCACAGCGACGACAGCGTGGATCTCAGGGAGCAGGAGGCCCGCCTGGTGAGGGACAGCATCCTGCAGAAGAGCATCTTCTCACCGGAGCAGTGCGCCGCCATCGAGGAGAAGATCGACGACGTGGTTGCCCaagcagaggctggactttacCGTGAGCATACCGTGGACAGGGCACCCCTCCGCAACAAGTACTTCTTCGGGGAGGGCTACACGTATGGGTCCCAGTTGGAGAAGCGTGGACCCGGTCAGGAGAGGCTGTACCGCAAAGGAGAAGTTGATGAGATCCCAAACTGGGTGCATGAACTGGTGATCAAGCCTCTTGTTTCCAATGGAGTGGTCCCGGATGGTTTTGTAAACAGCGCAGTCATCAATGATTATCAGCCTGGCGGCTGCATCGTGTCTCACGTTGATCCGCTGCACATCTTTGCAAGACCCATCGTCTCGGTGTCCTTCTTCAGCGACAGCGCTCTTTGCTTCGGGTGCCGCTTTCAGTTCAAACCCATCCGCGTGTCGGAGCCTGTGTTTGTCCTGCCCGTTAAAAGAGGGAGCGTGACAGTCCTCAG TGGCTATgctgctgatgacatcacccaCTGCATCAGACCACAGGACATCAAGGAGCGTCGTGCAGTCATAATCCTCAGAAA AACCAGACCCGATGCTCCTCGGCTGGACTCACCTGACCACTGCTTGAGCTCATCTGCAGAAAGACCAGCTCCTCTGAAAGCCAAGCGATCTTATCGCAGAGCAGACCCGAATGCTGCTCACAG GCCAAGGGTTCTAGAGATGGACAAAGAAGAGAACAGACACCCGTCAATGTCCcatcaacaccaacaccaacgcCACAGCATCGGCTCAGAGAACTACCGGAGGCGGGGT